The window AAGCATTTGTAACTTTTTGCTACTTTTACCCGAAAACGGATGGCAAGGTTAAAGAAAATCCTGATATGTCAAGATAAATTAACGGTACAAAAAAGCATCCATAGAAAAATTAACTTGCTCCATCAACAAATTCAAACACGCAGTTGAAACTAGTTTCTATCATAGATGCACTAAGCCACAAGGGGGTCCTAGAGCCTGCGCCGTGAGCCTAAGCAACACAAGGCCCATTAACAAAATAACTTATAAGACcataaatgataatatttttttttttgatagtttGTCCGATTTCTCGGTTCGAGACTCGTCATGCACTTTTAGATGGATACTCTCCCAATTAAAGCTTTCTGCATACTAAACCGTGAAATATTCTTAATCATAAAGAACTTCTAACATGCAATAAACCCCATATTCTAAATCTAAActtcaataaataataatgagtTAATAAGTTGATTGACTAACagcctatgttgcacggaaactcttcttcattagcGTTTCCGCATTTCATGTCCATTCCATTTCCGTTTCATTTCCATTACCATTACCGTTTCCTAGCTAATTTTTCATAGAAATAACGTTTCACGGTTTCCGTTTCATTTCCcgtttccatgcaacatagcTAATAGCTACTTCTCAGGCTGTCCTTGAAATTCTCTACACTTCACTTTCAAAAACAATTCTCTGGCGTTGCTTCTTTGATCACTCTATTATTTTTTATCTATGCAGTACGCTATTGCTCTGTTTCCCACTGCTTCTTTCTCTCCTCTTTTTCTATGTTGTAAGATTGCATCTCTTCAAATTCAAATGtatcttctttttttattttattttggatcCTGGATGTGTCTAATCCAACGGTGACTATTAAACtcttttaaaaaaactaaaaaggcACCTATGCCACCATGGTGTGCCTCTGATCACCGCCTAGGCGCACAAACGCCGAATGCCCCATAGTTACCGCACCCTCCATAGGGGAAGGGGAGCCTGGCGCCTTAGGCGCGCCATTAACAACTATAGTTTCTATTATTTCAGTATCACAGTATATCCTAAAACGTATAAGAGGTGATCATGCTAAATAGATTAGTCAATAACTTCAAAACACTCCACTAAAGCCCCAACAATTGCCCCAAAAAAGCCAGGGTAATGACACCTGATTCGGCTACTAAAATTGCATATAAAATTAAATCAGTACGCTGTTCAGATCTCCATTTTCCTCATCTAATACATCAGTGCACATTGATTTAGTAAAACTTGTGGCAAAACCATTCACAAAAGGTCTAGTTCACTACATTCATGACTAGGAAGGTTTGAAAACCATTCCAATTATTATGATCTGAACCACAGAACCTCCTGTTTAATTACTGAAAGAAGTTAAAGAATCTAACTCTAAGTGTAACATTTTACCAAAATACTTGGCAATTATCATTGTGTAGTAGAAAACATAAAATGCTATTATAAAAATAAGCATTACAATCAGAAAACTATTACAGAAGTGATCTCAGAAGCAGCACACTAAAAGCAAGGAGATGAAAAGACTTACCAAAGAACTGGGTAAAGATGCGGGTGAAAAAGCTCAAATTGCGAGAAACATTGTATGCCATGGCCGGTGGAAGAGGCTTAACAACGGTATCAATACTAAAAACTCTCTGAAGAAACTGATAATTTCACAAACAGTAAGACCAGTTAGTCATCTAGCACCAATTTCACATATAGAGACGcgattgaaattaattaattagtcagACACAGGAACGAAATCGGAATTCCAAATATcatcaattcaattgaattctAAGCTCAAAAACCTGAAAATTGCGCTGGAAACTGTAGCGAAGCTCAGGGTCAAGCTCGAGGGGATTATCTTCGTCATCGTCTTCGTCGGAGCGAcggtttttcttcttcttgccGGGGACGTGCATAGTGGAGGTGGAACCAGGGTTACTGGTAACTTTAAGCTTGGCGTCTTTGAACTTGTCGGCGTCGTCGTCGGCGTCGCCCCTCCATGGCGCTTTTGATAACAATTCTCTCTTCCCTTTTGCCATTTGGAGCTGATTTCTGGTATTTCCGTGGCTGCTCCGCCTGAAATGCCGACTACGGCATGGAGAGCAAGATAGATAAGGATGATGTACCCTGTGTTTGGCTGCTGGGATAAACTTGCTCTAGTTTTAGTTCACTCGCAATGTGGAATTGGGTAATCCTACTTGGCATAGTCATCGTTTGATCGCTCTACTCCAATTTTGGCATGTATTTGATCTTTTTATCCGGGCCTAATACGCTGTGTGAACTTCtccataaaaataaattaactttttatattttgtatcctaatagtttttttttttaatttgattatttcGTAGCACGAAttctctaaacttgtccataaaaatattagctttctaaattttataagtgtctcaccaactctttgaatttgtttattctgtaacaactaaataaaaaaactactaAACCTAAAGTCTAAAAATACATATTCTTCTATTCGAGAGAtaatttttctcttcttctatctttcaacctattataagaattagtattgcaggtttgagagatcgaATGGATAAATATTGAGAGTtaatattatggtttttgtatttagttgttacggaatacGAAAGTTTAGAAAGTttgtgagacacttataaagttcaaAGAGCTAATTtattttatggacaagtttagggagtttgtgatacgaaataattaagtttaaggagctggtgagacGTTTGTAAAGTTTAAAAAgtcaatctacttttatggacaaattcgggagctggtgatgtattaggccttttatttgtcattttttgagaaaaagtaaaaaataaactaaaagtaagagcatctccaatggtTGATGCCTATAATAACTTAATAAAAAGAAGTTTCATTATACtccattggagatgctctaagaatGTCTCGCTATTAacgaatattttttttttttttttctaaaaaaaattgatctAATTACTGACCTCTGCGCTCATTGAATACCCTACAACTACAAGGTGGATAGTGGTTTCAATTTGGCATCAGTAACTCATCATACAATATTTTCAACCTTGTGCAATACCAAACTTATGGCAATATGCTATTGCGCAACGTAATCAATGAATACCTTGTTTATTTCTCATTAAGAAAAAGTCAAAAGGATTACAAGCATAAATAGTAAGGCTCACTAGGCCAACTAAGAGAAAAGGTGTTGATTATAGTTAAGGAAAAATAATAGAAAAGAGATAGAAATGGTGAGGTGGCAATATGCTATTGCGCAACGTAATCATGTGTTGTGATTGGTGAATGAGATGATCGAGTGAGGTGAGGTGTAGGATGATATGTTATCGTTGTAGAATGTTTATCGATTGCGCTCTGGTTGTATTTCCATGCAATCATCTTATCTTCTTGTTGCTCTTCTCGTTTAAGAATGTTTCAGTAATTTTGTTTGGTTACATATATGGTTATTACTTtgtaaatatgaatttctgattgaGATTTACACGAAGATTAAAAAACTAATATTTATCCACATGTCAGGCCACCTGatgcgattctaatattagcCTGTAATGGTTTaatcaacaaatggggctgTCAGGAATCGAACACTGAATCACTTGATGAAACCAACTGTGAATCTGTGATACCatatcatggaaccaattgaattaaaagttcaaattaataattcaagGTCCACTCCATGTTAATATCTCACAATATAtactataaatattaattttggttGATCCTGATATACTGATTTCTataaagtgttttttttttttcatttcagtGTTTTAATCTTTGAAGATCAAATGTATGTATTTATGTATAAATTGCATGTTTTTTCAGATATAagtaacataatataatatttttattaatttgggtggtccaaaaattatcaattattaAATGTAATAGACCTAGTAACCGTTATAAGTTTATTTGTAATGACGTATCTATAATGGGTCTGTCCGATATTAATACCCAATTTTTGGCAAATACCAATAATGTTTTCAACAATGTTTACAAATAGgctacataatttttttattttattaactttttCTCGTAAAACATAATAATATCAATTACTTTATAAATGAGTGCCCCAACAATACTCGAACAAAAAAACATAAGCTAGTCAAATTCAAATGCATGCTTTCTCTATGTGGTTATACAAGTCTTAACTCATTAAAGctctaataataaaataatatcaaaCAAAAAATTAGTCAAATCAATTTCTTAAGAAAAAAACTCAAAATGATAACATTGCTATGCttttcaaaaaaacaaaaaaaaaaatcattgctaatggttttttttttgtgagaaaATAAAATCCCAAAACAATAAAgggaaaagaaataaagaatatTAGATTCGTATAACTTTTCAAAAATTTCAACCACAACAATATTCCAAAGGTTTATAAAAAACACATCACACTCGAGATGATTTAAAGAAAATGATCCTGCAAATTTATCATTCAAATGCTAGTTCTATTATTCTTACAGTAAAAATATGCAAATTCAGTATTCAATTATTATCCCTTAGTCATCTACATTTACCAGTAAACTAAGAATAATGATGATTAACAGCCAGGTTGACTCATATGAAGCTCAACATCACTCTAGAATTCATCTCCACAACCAACCATTTGAACCCCTTATTCCAAGATAAGAGTAAGCCAGAATACAAATCGTGTAACTCCTCAACTAGAGCAATACAAATGATAAGATTTGTAACAAAATCTCTGATCCCAAACCATTGGATCTCTTAATAAACCCTAATCCGCCGCAAAGTTACAATTGCCCTTAAAAGCTTCATCTATATTAAAATTCTAGTGGCTTCCAATCTACTGAAATCATTTAATAACTAATAACAATAATTTAGATTTTATCATTACAACCATCCGTAACAAAGAAATATGCTTATTCTTCCACTTCTAAAGTCACCACAAGCACATAGAGAAAATGAACGACCAATCAATAGAAGCATAATTGATCGTCACCGCATTGATGTTGCACACAATCTAATCAATAAGAGCAATAGAATAAGAATAAGAGTCATAAGGCTGAGTGATCATACCATTTAAGATCCCGTGCACCGCCACATAGTCATGAATTGCATAGATAGAGATTTCTTCTTCATTGTTGCTAGTAACTACTGAAACCGTAAATCCGCAGACAATAAGAATTTTTTCCTAATTTGTT of the Euphorbia lathyris chromosome 7, ddEupLath1.1, whole genome shotgun sequence genome contains:
- the LOC136201498 gene encoding uncharacterized protein is translated as MAKGKRELLSKAPWRGDADDDADKFKDAKLKVTSNPGSTSTMHVPGKKKKNRRSDEDDDEDNPLELDPELRYSFQRNFQFLQRVFSIDTVVKPLPPAMAYNVSRNLSFFTRIFTQFFDPEGIANAQKSLGLGQEEKARRVR